One part of the Asterias amurensis chromosome 11, ASM3211899v1 genome encodes these proteins:
- the LOC139944180 gene encoding uncharacterized protein isoform X2: protein MATLAEVRCNKQRERSFVGRPRPVRSGIALARVQPVAHRSEVLLDDQISLVAQTQDELEQAMLSLNNAQNDAELERWRSEVTDLKAKCEEMILILTVVAKLKAELMYAKLELEKISKAGGDIHEARRRVVWLEDRMESLLSRYRKMPRKKQPITENIECIDQPISTDLQHDTNSLSEKSRREKTPSEIERSISMADGLGDSREEGTKPERSILKHGAAESRGGGEGRVMSSGRRSSERRLSFGQATVTPTGSRAAMEAGPIESGSDEGDDTDVDDDDDNSDDDDDSDTEIDDSEDIDDDNERVDNAFITEGSLSALDSPVQLLPVPRDQGESDDEDINRDLAAEYWMSPHHRFEYSEQREVITRENPLSYHNLGLAVQSSFIEPAPPAKEELPWRPRRKGSDLPDVHKIALDKLSERIHKIWNKMEDATRKSIDCSTSQISEQKGSIIRQVESRLSEDSSVAMMKFASRKTSRGSQSSTKSAPLKEPAPKPKAKKNSQEGLPVVQLPKGRRTRMTPMVVYHPRPVPEPEMLPLTRTNPSKKFPRISSDWNETAQDAMSPTLRLVNQMNVAKETNLLVYKSKDKKRKSLTMSAAARQQKDAPNRRWKMFSNPAVTVAGIVAHVNTMRKGSTVKLDKDGLKWKRITEIMNKLTSERVDERRDAARHLGALDCSDRDILAALTKVVQNDSDDRVRYESAKSLVTLGFWSDHSLKVIVEHFEDGNYQVRSDLVKTLINSRNIKLANKASPFTKKLLSLLRDTCASKDSGDLGFDCAVCLGCLGVADPGAKKKLKGSLTSKDSSVISRSLEILVRQMNARDQDVTKMVLHQMQYSKSWKHRVSSAKLLVIIGCKHMKTDEEVQEVFNILERRLYDDPSKEVRSEIASTLTALELRDLATNLVEKRLEDDDDDNRAHAVIAVGVLGMKSDKIIRELLEMLDLDPCDYVRLQVIRTFAGLGLTNIKIMRALKERERSEGPLAKEASKSLKILNDLRSSQGSRSITRSPDRLRVTSK from the exons ATGGCGACGCTGGCAGAGGTGCGTTGCAACAAACAGAGAGAGCGTTCCTTTGTTGGAAGACCAAGACCAGTCAGAAGTGGAATTGCATTAGCCAGAGTTCAACCAGTAGCCCATCGATCTGAAGTACTTCTGGATGATCAG ATAAGCCTGGTGGCGCAAACCCAAGATGAATTAGAGCAAGCGATGCTGTCGCTGAACAATGCACAGAATGATGCCGAGCTGGAGCGATGGAGGTCAGAGGTCACTGACCTCAAGGCTAAGTGTGAAGAGATGATTCTCATACTCACG GTTGTGGCAAAGTTGAAAGCAGAGTTGATGTACGCTAAGCTGGAATTGGAGAAGATAAGCAAGGCGGGTGGAGACATTCATGAGGCAAGACGGCGAGTGGTATGGCTTGAAGACAGGATGGAgagtctgcttagcagatatcgTAAGATGCCCAGGAAGAAACAG CCTATTACAGAAAACATAGAATGCATAGATCAACCGATATCAACAGATCTTCAACATGATACCAACTCGCTGAGTGAAAAATCAAGACGAGAGAAAACCCCCTCAGAAATCGAGCGGTCCATCTCGATGGCTGATGGCCTGGGTGACAGCAGGGAGGAAGGGACTAAACCGGAACGTTCCATTCTGAAGCATGGGGCTGCAGAGAGTAGGGGAGGGGGAGAAGGCAGGGTGATGTCTTCTGGAAGACGGTCGAGTGAACGGAGGTTGTCGTTTGGGCAAG CTACTGTCACTCCAACGGGATCAAGGGCAGCAATGGAAGCGGGTCCCATCGAATCGGGAAGTGATGAG GGTGACGATACAGACGTAGATGATGATGACGACAACagtgacgatgacgatgacagTGACACTGAAATAGATGACAGCGAAGACATTGATGATGACAATGAGAGAGTGGACAACGCATTCATCACGGAGGGCTCCCTCTCAGCCTTGGACTCCCCCGTCCAACTGCTTCCTGTCCCCCGAGACCAAG GAGAATCTGATGATGAGGACATCAATAGAGATTTAGCAGCCGAGTATTGGATGTCGCCTCACCATAg GTTTGAGTACAGCGAACAGAGAGAAGTGATTACCAGGGAAAATCCACTGTCTTATCATAACCTGGGATTAGCTGTCCAGTCATCGTTCATTGAACCAG CCCCTCCGGCAAAAGAAGAGCTTCCATGGCGTCCACGTAGAAAGGGCAGCGATCTACCTGATGTCCAT AAAATTGCCCTAGACAAGCTGTCGGAACGAATTCACAAGATCTGGAACAAGATGGAAGATGCTACGAGGAAATCCATCGACTGCAGCACCAGCCAGATCAGCGAACAGAAGGGTTCCATCATCAGGCAGGTGGAGA GTCGATTAAGTGAGGACTCATCCGTTGCTATGATGAAG TTTGCCTCTCGTAAGACGAGTAGAGGGTCTCAATCCTCGACCAAGTCAGCGCCTCTCAAGGAGCCAGCGCCCAAACCCAAGGCTAAGAAGAACAGCCAGGAAGGATTGCCCGTCGTGCAGCTACCCAAGGGTCGAAGGACGCGCATGACGCCCATGGTAGTGTACCATCCACGCCCAGTGCCTGAACCAGAGATGCTCCCACTCACGAGAACT aaCCCGTCCAAGAAGTTCCCTCGAATATCCAGCGATTGGAACGAAACAGCTCAAGATGCGATGAGCCCAACGTTACGATTGGTCAACCAGATGAATGTTGCCAAGGAAACAAACCTTCTTGTTTACAAGAGCAAAGATAAGAAACGGAAGAGCCTGACAATGTCCGCAGCAGCTAGGCAACAGAAAGACGCACCAAA CAGGCGATGGAAGATGTTTAGTAACCCGGCAGTCACTGTTGCAGGCATAGTAGCACACGTCAACACAA tgaggAAAGGAAGCACAGTCAAACTGGACAAAGATGGTCTGAAGTGGAAAAGGATAACG GAAATTATGAACAAGCTGACGTCGGAGAGAGTTGATGAGCGCCGGGATGCAGCCAGG CATCTTGGGGCTTTGGACTGCAGTGATAGAGACATCTTAGCAGCGCTGACTAAAGTG GTTCAGAACGATTCTGATGATAGGGTCCGATACGAGTCGGCAAAGTCTCTGGTGACGTTGGGATTCTGGAGTGACCACTCACTCAAGGTCATCGTGGAGCATTTCGAGGATGGAAACTACCAGGTCCGCTCGGATCTTGTCAAGACGTTGATTAACTCCAGGAACATCAAATTGGCCAACAAG GCAAGTCCGTTCACCAAGAAGCTGCTTTCACTCTTGAGAGACACCTGTGCATCCAAGGACTCCGGTGATCTTGGTTTTGATTGCGCTGTGTGTCTGGGATGCCTCGGTGTGGCCGACCCGGGGGCCAAGAAGAAGCTGAAAGGAAGCCTGACTAGCAAGGATAGCAGCGTCATATCAAGG TCGTTGGAGATTTTAGTGCGGCAGATGAATGCCCGTGATCAAGATGTGACTAAGATGGTGCTGCATCAAATGCAGTACTCCAAGTCATGGAAGCACAGGGTGTCTTCAGCTAAACTCCTGGTCATTATAG GTTGTAAACACATGAAGACGGACGAAGAGGTTCAAGAAGTATTCAATATTCTAGAAAGGAGACTGTATGATGACCCTAGCAAG GAAGTACGCAGTGAGATAGCTTCAACATTAACCGCTCTGGAATTGAGGGACTTGGCCACTAATCTGGTAGAGAA gAGATTGGAGGATGATGACGATGATAACAGGGCGCATGCTGTCATAGCTGTG
- the LOC139944180 gene encoding uncharacterized protein isoform X1 has translation MATLAEVRCNKQRERSFVGRPRPVRSGIALARVQPVAHRSEVLLDDQISLVAQTQDELEQAMLSLNNAQNDAELERWRSEVTDLKAKCEEMILILTVVAKLKAELMYAKLELEKISKAGGDIHEARRRVVWLEDRMESLLSRYRKMPRKKQPITENIECIDQPISTDLQHDTNSLSEKSRREKTPSEIERSISMADGLGDSREEGTKPERSILKHGAAESRGGGEGRVMSSGRRSSERRLSFGQATVTPTGSRAAMEAGPIESGSDEGDDTDVDDDDDNSDDDDDSDTEIDDSEDIDDDNERVDNAFITEGSLSALDSPVQLLPVPRDQGESDDEDINRDLAAEYWMSPHHRFEYSEQREVITRENPLSYHNLGLAVQSSFIEPAPPAKEELPWRPRRKGSDLPDVHSCRPGFKSPQKIALDKLSERIHKIWNKMEDATRKSIDCSTSQISEQKGSIIRQVESRLSEDSSVAMMKFASRKTSRGSQSSTKSAPLKEPAPKPKAKKNSQEGLPVVQLPKGRRTRMTPMVVYHPRPVPEPEMLPLTRTNPSKKFPRISSDWNETAQDAMSPTLRLVNQMNVAKETNLLVYKSKDKKRKSLTMSAAARQQKDAPNRRWKMFSNPAVTVAGIVAHVNTMRKGSTVKLDKDGLKWKRITEIMNKLTSERVDERRDAARHLGALDCSDRDILAALTKVVQNDSDDRVRYESAKSLVTLGFWSDHSLKVIVEHFEDGNYQVRSDLVKTLINSRNIKLANKASPFTKKLLSLLRDTCASKDSGDLGFDCAVCLGCLGVADPGAKKKLKGSLTSKDSSVISRSLEILVRQMNARDQDVTKMVLHQMQYSKSWKHRVSSAKLLVIIGCKHMKTDEEVQEVFNILERRLYDDPSKEVRSEIASTLTALELRDLATNLVEKRLEDDDDDNRAHAVIAVGVLGMKSDKIIRELLEMLDLDPCDYVRLQVIRTFAGLGLTNIKIMRALKERERSEGPLAKEASKSLKILNDLRSSQGSRSITRSPDRLRVTSK, from the exons ATGGCGACGCTGGCAGAGGTGCGTTGCAACAAACAGAGAGAGCGTTCCTTTGTTGGAAGACCAAGACCAGTCAGAAGTGGAATTGCATTAGCCAGAGTTCAACCAGTAGCCCATCGATCTGAAGTACTTCTGGATGATCAG ATAAGCCTGGTGGCGCAAACCCAAGATGAATTAGAGCAAGCGATGCTGTCGCTGAACAATGCACAGAATGATGCCGAGCTGGAGCGATGGAGGTCAGAGGTCACTGACCTCAAGGCTAAGTGTGAAGAGATGATTCTCATACTCACG GTTGTGGCAAAGTTGAAAGCAGAGTTGATGTACGCTAAGCTGGAATTGGAGAAGATAAGCAAGGCGGGTGGAGACATTCATGAGGCAAGACGGCGAGTGGTATGGCTTGAAGACAGGATGGAgagtctgcttagcagatatcgTAAGATGCCCAGGAAGAAACAG CCTATTACAGAAAACATAGAATGCATAGATCAACCGATATCAACAGATCTTCAACATGATACCAACTCGCTGAGTGAAAAATCAAGACGAGAGAAAACCCCCTCAGAAATCGAGCGGTCCATCTCGATGGCTGATGGCCTGGGTGACAGCAGGGAGGAAGGGACTAAACCGGAACGTTCCATTCTGAAGCATGGGGCTGCAGAGAGTAGGGGAGGGGGAGAAGGCAGGGTGATGTCTTCTGGAAGACGGTCGAGTGAACGGAGGTTGTCGTTTGGGCAAG CTACTGTCACTCCAACGGGATCAAGGGCAGCAATGGAAGCGGGTCCCATCGAATCGGGAAGTGATGAG GGTGACGATACAGACGTAGATGATGATGACGACAACagtgacgatgacgatgacagTGACACTGAAATAGATGACAGCGAAGACATTGATGATGACAATGAGAGAGTGGACAACGCATTCATCACGGAGGGCTCCCTCTCAGCCTTGGACTCCCCCGTCCAACTGCTTCCTGTCCCCCGAGACCAAG GAGAATCTGATGATGAGGACATCAATAGAGATTTAGCAGCCGAGTATTGGATGTCGCCTCACCATAg GTTTGAGTACAGCGAACAGAGAGAAGTGATTACCAGGGAAAATCCACTGTCTTATCATAACCTGGGATTAGCTGTCCAGTCATCGTTCATTGAACCAG CCCCTCCGGCAAAAGAAGAGCTTCCATGGCGTCCACGTAGAAAGGGCAGCGATCTACCTGATGTCCAT TCCTGTCGCCCTGGCTTCAAATCGCCACAG AAAATTGCCCTAGACAAGCTGTCGGAACGAATTCACAAGATCTGGAACAAGATGGAAGATGCTACGAGGAAATCCATCGACTGCAGCACCAGCCAGATCAGCGAACAGAAGGGTTCCATCATCAGGCAGGTGGAGA GTCGATTAAGTGAGGACTCATCCGTTGCTATGATGAAG TTTGCCTCTCGTAAGACGAGTAGAGGGTCTCAATCCTCGACCAAGTCAGCGCCTCTCAAGGAGCCAGCGCCCAAACCCAAGGCTAAGAAGAACAGCCAGGAAGGATTGCCCGTCGTGCAGCTACCCAAGGGTCGAAGGACGCGCATGACGCCCATGGTAGTGTACCATCCACGCCCAGTGCCTGAACCAGAGATGCTCCCACTCACGAGAACT aaCCCGTCCAAGAAGTTCCCTCGAATATCCAGCGATTGGAACGAAACAGCTCAAGATGCGATGAGCCCAACGTTACGATTGGTCAACCAGATGAATGTTGCCAAGGAAACAAACCTTCTTGTTTACAAGAGCAAAGATAAGAAACGGAAGAGCCTGACAATGTCCGCAGCAGCTAGGCAACAGAAAGACGCACCAAA CAGGCGATGGAAGATGTTTAGTAACCCGGCAGTCACTGTTGCAGGCATAGTAGCACACGTCAACACAA tgaggAAAGGAAGCACAGTCAAACTGGACAAAGATGGTCTGAAGTGGAAAAGGATAACG GAAATTATGAACAAGCTGACGTCGGAGAGAGTTGATGAGCGCCGGGATGCAGCCAGG CATCTTGGGGCTTTGGACTGCAGTGATAGAGACATCTTAGCAGCGCTGACTAAAGTG GTTCAGAACGATTCTGATGATAGGGTCCGATACGAGTCGGCAAAGTCTCTGGTGACGTTGGGATTCTGGAGTGACCACTCACTCAAGGTCATCGTGGAGCATTTCGAGGATGGAAACTACCAGGTCCGCTCGGATCTTGTCAAGACGTTGATTAACTCCAGGAACATCAAATTGGCCAACAAG GCAAGTCCGTTCACCAAGAAGCTGCTTTCACTCTTGAGAGACACCTGTGCATCCAAGGACTCCGGTGATCTTGGTTTTGATTGCGCTGTGTGTCTGGGATGCCTCGGTGTGGCCGACCCGGGGGCCAAGAAGAAGCTGAAAGGAAGCCTGACTAGCAAGGATAGCAGCGTCATATCAAGG TCGTTGGAGATTTTAGTGCGGCAGATGAATGCCCGTGATCAAGATGTGACTAAGATGGTGCTGCATCAAATGCAGTACTCCAAGTCATGGAAGCACAGGGTGTCTTCAGCTAAACTCCTGGTCATTATAG GTTGTAAACACATGAAGACGGACGAAGAGGTTCAAGAAGTATTCAATATTCTAGAAAGGAGACTGTATGATGACCCTAGCAAG GAAGTACGCAGTGAGATAGCTTCAACATTAACCGCTCTGGAATTGAGGGACTTGGCCACTAATCTGGTAGAGAA gAGATTGGAGGATGATGACGATGATAACAGGGCGCATGCTGTCATAGCTGTG
- the LOC139944109 gene encoding small ribosomal subunit protein uS8: MVRMNVLADALRCICNAEKRCKRQVMIRPCSKVIIKFLMVMMKHGYIGEFEIIDDHRGSKIVVNLTGRLNKCGVISPRFDVPLNELEKWTGNLLPSRQFGYVVLTTSSGIMDHEEARRKHVGGKILGFFF; the protein is encoded by the exons ATGGTTCGAATGAACGTGTTGGCAGATGCACTTCGATGCATCTGCAATGCAGAGAAGCGATGCAAGCGTCAGGTCATGATCAGACCCTGCTCTAAGGTCATCATCAAGTTCCTTATGGTCATGATGAAACATG GTTACATCGGTGAGTTTGAGATCATCGACGACCACAGGGGAAGCAAGATTGTTGTCAACCTCACCGGCAGACTCAACAAGTGTGGTGTGATCAGCCCCCGCTTTGACGTACCTCTCAACGAGCTCGAGAAATGGACTGGCAACCTACTACCCTCCAGACAGTTTGG ATATGTCGTCCTTACAACATCCAGTGGAATCATGGACCATGAGGAGGCGAGACGGAAACACGTCGGAGGAAAAATCCTGGGTTTCTTCTTCTAA